One Amblyomma americanum isolate KBUSLIRL-KWMA chromosome 8, ASM5285725v1, whole genome shotgun sequence DNA window includes the following coding sequences:
- the LOC144100001 gene encoding uncharacterized protein LOC144100001 has protein sequence MPAAMLGFLLALGVASVPAVNGQCINVTLPNILNLGECLGTTLRTCPDMSDGLIPDLTTVVGCVLQILPQVASPVSVLFNVVGLLEAVVSKLGLSGDIGGLANILCNPLGISLFNCGTFSPGNLACQAPLQISLPSVFNIGSCLNRTLLFCDAGSTVTEPILNGLISAVGCILTGAPDALQLDLVSSLVCPLVDILNSSLEEFTSVLPFRFLTRGITNVVNRLTSGLLGSVGNCNF, from the exons ATGCCTGCAGCGATGCTGGGATTTCTTCTTGCGCTTGGAGTCGCCAGCGTGCCTGCCGTAAACG GTCAGTGCATCAACGTGACCCTGCCGAACATTCTGAACCTGGGCGAG TGCCTCGGAACCACCTTAAGAACCTGTCCTGACATGTCG GATGGCTTAATTCCGGACCTTACAACAGTCGTAGGG TGTGTGCTCCAGATACTGCCTCAGGTAGCCAGTCCTGTCTCCGTGCTTTTCAACGTCGTCGGACTCCTGGAAGCTGTCGTGTCTAAGCTCGGCCTCT CGGGAGACATCGGAGGCCTCGCGAACATCCTGTGTAATCCACTGGGTATTTCCCTCTTCAACTGCGGTACGTTCAGCCCTGGGAACCTTGCTTGTCAGGCGCCTCTGCAGATCAGCCTGCCAAGCGTGTTCAACATCGGCTCG TGCTTGAATAGGACCCTGCTGTTCTGCGATGCCGGCTCTACAGTGACG GAGCCAATTCTGAATGGACTGATCTCAGCTGTCGGA TGCATTCTGACTGGTGCCCCTGACGCCCTGCAACTGGACCTGGTCTCGAGCCTAGTCTGTCCTCTTGTGGACATCCTCAACTCTTCGCTGGAAGAATTCACTTCCGTGCTGCCCTTCCGGTTCCTCACCAGAGGAATCACGAATGTCGTCAACCGACTCACCAGCGGCCTGCTTGGATCCGTTGGTAACT GCAATTTCTGA